The Sphingobacterium lactis sequence GAAGTCTTTAATTTCAATAGATCTTTCATAATATTTTCCTTAATGTGTAATTGCAAAAGTCTTTATCGACTTTCAACAATACAAAGATAAGGTCAACATTAGGAAAAGTAATGAAAAATCTGCAATACAAATTCAGTCTAAATTAGCCGTATTAACCGCTAATCTATTTAGAATCAGTATAATTACAAGTAGTTAAAAAGTAAGGGAAAGGCTCCTCTTCAAGCAGCTACGGATTTCGGAATTCAGCTCGATCATAAACTTGGCGCCGGCAAGCAAATCACGTAATCTGACAATATCTTCTACATTCAGGATAAAGATATGCTCCGTACGAAAAGGCATAATAATCTCAAAATCAAAGGAACGGGCAGAATTGGAAAGCATCATTTCCAAGTCAATGGCGTCCACACGCTTCTTGAACTGAAAAAAATCACGCACTGAAAAAGCAGTCGTTGTA is a genomic window containing:
- a CDS encoding DUF6686 family protein, whose protein sequence is MICPLANFEEVFQSESGAVYQCSRKNCYWLDFMGTTTAFSVRDFFQFKKRVDAIDLEMMLSNSARSFDFEIIMPFRTEHIFILNVEDIVRLRDLLAGAKFMIELNSEIRSCLKRSLSLTF